The following proteins are co-located in the Desulfatitalea tepidiphila genome:
- a CDS encoding helix-turn-helix domain-containing protein, with translation MPQKKQNSKETVGSKIKHVRTKKKIALDAMANDTGFSIDYLKKIEAGKTIPPVGALLQIARALEIDSTYFLREQAASVHDRVKAYTKRTDNYAYTTLTPGAENKHLKAFKVAIEPLKDHEGVGYQHEGEEFVYVLKGAVEISVGDHINLLEEGDSLHFNSGIRHRMRNISDSRAEMLVVIYGP, from the coding sequence ATGCCACAGAAGAAACAAAACAGCAAAGAAACGGTGGGCAGTAAGATCAAGCATGTGCGCACCAAGAAGAAGATCGCGCTGGATGCGATGGCCAACGATACAGGGTTCTCCATCGATTATCTCAAAAAAATCGAAGCGGGAAAGACAATCCCACCGGTGGGTGCCCTGTTGCAGATCGCCCGTGCCCTGGAGATCGACTCCACCTACTTTCTGCGCGAGCAGGCCGCCAGCGTTCATGATCGGGTAAAGGCCTATACAAAGCGTACCGACAACTACGCCTACACCACCCTCACGCCGGGAGCGGAGAACAAGCACCTGAAGGCCTTCAAGGTCGCTATCGAACCGCTCAAGGATCACGAGGGGGTTGGGTATCAGCACGAGGGAGAAGAATTCGTCTACGTGCTGAAAGGAGCCGTAGAAATCTCCGTGGGTGATCACATCAACCTCCTCGAGGAAGGCGATTCGCTGCACTTCAATTCCGGCATCCGGCACCGCATGCGCAACATCAGCGACAGTCGAGCGGAGATGCTGGTGGTGATCTATGGCCCCTGA